A genomic window from Paramormyrops kingsleyae isolate MSU_618 chromosome 23, PKINGS_0.4, whole genome shotgun sequence includes:
- the laptm5 gene encoding mtp family protein, giving the protein MQEAHAGSCPIACELLCCLSLCSAGEDATMPEASSLHLTLYSRSLCCHVRSASTSIVLYYLGSSLLVLALMVTSLITGRNFCGLVASEQLSRGQQIFDVTSNMLLLVMMTFSSIFALVGLCKGSPHHMVPLIVLLFLDLGLTVMSTFSSSWGLPGTPSYEESEKTYLTTQRELDPRIVAHFSLAFGVLFVLYLLMKVFMVNTLLRCYFVMKAEAQERPVCEKSVLVDLPSYEEALKLPSKDPALAVLGP; this is encoded by the exons ATGCAGGAAGCTCATGCAGGAAGTTGCCCTATAGCCTGTGAGCTGCTTTGCTGCCTGTCACTCTGCTCCGCAGGTGAAGACGCCACCATGCCTGAGGCGAGCTCCCTCCACCTGACCCTGTACTCCCGCAGCCTCTGCTGCCATGTCCGCTCCGCCAGCACCAGCATCGTCCTCTACTACCTG GGCTCCTCGCTGCTGGTTCTGGCCCTCATGGTGACCAGCCTCATCACAGGGAGGAACTTCTGTGGTCTCGTCGCCTCTGAGCAGCTCTCTCGGGGACAGCAGATCT TTGACGTCACCTCCAACATGCTCCTGCTGGTCATGATGACCTTCTCCAGCATCTTTGCCTTGGTTGGCCTGTGCAAA GGGAGTCCCCATCACATGGTCCCCCTGATCGTCCTCCTCTTCCTGGACTTGGGTCTCACTGTGATGTCCACGTTCAGTAGCTCCTGGGGGCTTCCAGGGACCCCCAGCTATGAAGAAAGTGAGAAG ACCTACCTGACCACCCAGAGGGAGCTGGACCCCAGGATCGTGGCTCATTTCAGCCTGGCCTTCGGCGTCCTGTTTGTTCTCTACCTGCTGATGAAG GTCTTCATGGTGAACACGCTTCTGCGCTGCTACTTCGTCATGAAGGCCGAAGCTCAGGAGAGACCCGTGTGCGAGAAGAGCGTCCTG GTGGACCTGCCCTCTTATGAAGAGGCCCTGAAGTTGCCCTCCAAGGACCCGGCTCTGGCTGTCCTGGGGCCCTAG
- the nobox gene encoding uncharacterized protein nobox, with protein MEENESMSDFDGTSLLCKEEEELEEVEDVEHCCHGNPEEESGENLVVVVVEEEEHEEEEREAEDGRAEHRDEEATGAGEEPSPVPPATHEDLGALMRGEPEAPVGMTTVCEQADAELLLSCSSPPEHTGGLLCAGGLPISPRGPQGSHPLKRSYEDGSPTLQVQAPLLSELDPDTLKVPKVASLDELQPLQVNFTQVYPTRHYTRYAARGRGAFLQYPAVPVVGTVGEAAEPVMPPGPKKKTRTLYTTDQLEELERLFQDDHYPDSDKRKEIAAVVGVTPQRIMVWFQNRRAKWRKAEKTSTKLERRQPVGGRAKSAAAPLHVPVPPARPSMHVTQAMTRLVPQPVQTLPHYSSILSSCLSPSGEPPGGDAGPQSVVSTGLVGGTVEYMPPLMVSPPPLRRASLPLLPSYPPPSHLAPLLLDTPDSGSAPPHPDGSSKEVLGFIQQNDGAGTSSSLFSYGDGIGSSMKVDAQHYLHTGHQGGALSYQLTSYPQQHSGLLPTSNLAQYPRMSYLVPPSSSLTPTPPESNPSYLAFAGGGSGAVVSYTSAGHAFFQAQSSSQILLPSGVHAYQACPWGEVYNQPNQYPATVFHRSQYTGLGHESSLYQPNTGPGLLPAQHYVPLQRSAAVLGPGLLLHPQKAPAAPSGGFQTPTSSVLRPQYQNPDKMEEADSTAARVGQDADPGTGKVEYEPTPESGTTQLSDSRPVGSDTGFDCDFSPIHF; from the exons ATGGAGGAAAACGAATCAATGAGTGATTTTG ACGGCACCAGTTTGCTGTGcaaggaagaggaggagctggaggaagtggaaGATGTGGAACACTGTTGTCATGGAAACCCAGAGGAGGAGAGTGGGGAGAACTTGGTGGTAGTcgtggtggaggaggaggaacatgaagaggaggagagagaagcAGAGGATGGCAGGGCTGAGCACAGAGACGAGGAGGCGACAGGAGCGGGAGAGGAGCCGTCACCTGTGCCCCCCGCCACTCACGAGGACCTGGGGGCGCTGATGAGGGGGGAGCCAGAGGCTCCCGTCGGCATGACAACGGTGTGCGAACAGGCAGATGCAGAGTTACTGCTGAGCTGCTCGTCACCCCCAGAGCACACGGGGGGCTTGCTGTGTGCCGGGGGCCTGCCCATCTCCCCCAGGGGGCCTCAGGGGTCCCACCCGTTAAAGCGGTCCTATGAGGATGGGAGCCCCACCCTGCAGGTCCAGGCACCCCTACTTTCAGAGCTGGACCCCGACACTCTCAAAGTACCCAAGGTGGCGAGTCTGGACGAACTGCAGCCCCTGCAGGTGAACTTCACGCAGGTCTACCCCACGCGCCACTACACACGGTACGCTGCCCGCGGCCGCGGTGCCTTCCTGCAGTACCCGGCAGTACCTGTGGTGGGCACTGTGGGGGAGGCTGCTGAGCCAGTCATGCCCCCTGGACCAAAGAAGAAAACGCGCACCCTCTACACCACTG ACCAGCTGGAGGAACTGGAGCGCCTCTTCCAGGATGACCACTACCCCGACAGCGACAAACGCAAAGAAATCGCAGCGGTCGTTGGCGTGACGCCCCAGAGGATCATG GTGTGGTTTCAAAACCGGCGAGCCAAGTGGCGCAAAGCTGAGAAAACCAGCACCAAACTGGAGCGCCGGCAGCCCGTGGGGGGGCGCGCCAAATCAGCTGCCGCCCCGCTGCATGTCCCTGTCCCCCCCGCCAG GCCCAGCATGCACGTGACCCAGGCGATGACACGCTTGGTGCCACAGCCAGTGCAGACGCTGCCCCACTACAGCAGCATCCTGTCGAGCTGCCTGAGTCCGTCAG GTGAGCCACCAGGTGGCGACGCAGGGCCTCAGTCTGTGGTGTCCACTGGTTTGGTGGGGGGCACAGTCGAGTACATGCCCCCACTGATGGTCAGCCCCCCGCCTCTGCGCCGTGCCAGCCTGCCCCTGCTGCCCTCCTACCCCCCGCCCAGCCACCTGGCCCCCCTCCTGCTGGACACTCCAGACAgtggctctgcccccccccaccccgatggAAGCAGCAAGGAAGTACTGGGGTTCATCCAGCAGAATGATGGAGCCGG GACGTCCAGTTCGCTGTTCAGCTATGGGGATGGAATCGGCAGCTCCATGAAGGTGGACGCACAGCATTACCTCCACACCGGCCACCAGGGCGGCGCTCTCTCCTACCAGCTCACCTCCTATCCCCAGCAGCACAGTGGCCTGCTACCCACCTCGAACCTTGCCCAGTACCCCCGCATGTCCTACCTTGTCCCTCCCTCCTCCAGCCTGACACCCACCCCGCCTGAAAGCAACCCATCCTACCTCGCctttgctggggggggcagtggggctGTGGTGAGCTACACCTCTGCTGGACACGCTTTCTTCCAGGCCCAGAGCAGCAGTCAGATACTGCTGCCGTCTGGGGTGCACG CGTACCAGGCGTGCCCCTGGGGTGAGGTTTACAACCAGCCCAACCAGTACCCAGCCACTGTTTTCCACCGGTCCCAGTACACAGGACTGGGTCACGAGTCGAGCCTGTACCAGCCCAACACAGGCCCTGGTCTGCTCCCTGCCCAGCACTACGTCCCACTGCAAAGGTCAGCGGCTGTGCTTGGCCCCGGCCTGCTCCTGCACCCACAGAAAGCCCCCGCCGCCCCCTCGGGGGGGTTCCAGACACCCACATCCTCAGTCCTGCGGCCGCAGTACCAGAACCCGGACAAGATGGAGGAGGCCGACAGCACGGCAGCCAGAGTGGGCCAGGACGCAGATCCTGGTACCGGGAAGGTGGAATATGAACCGACACCAGAGTCCGGTACGACCCAGCTGTCAGACTCTCGGCCCGTGGGGTCTGATACCGGCTTCGACTGCGACTTCTCACCCATCCATTTCTGA